Proteins encoded together in one Miscanthus floridulus cultivar M001 chromosome 16, ASM1932011v1, whole genome shotgun sequence window:
- the LOC136513659 gene encoding uncharacterized protein, with protein MSTRSERPCAFVTPLAVPGPFSGGSGSNPTVAATDSTGRCSSSGAPTKSRKPPFRPAADDTKPVLPDPISRSDPVDTEHAMLRLPPFP; from the exons ATGTCCACCAGAAGCGAGAGGCCGTGTGCCTTCGTGACCCCCTTGGCGGTCCCGGGCCCCTTCTCCGGTGGCTCTGGCTCCAACCCCACCGTGGCCGCGACGGATAGCACTGGGAGGTGCTCCTCCTCCGGGGCGCCGACGAAGAGCCGAAAGCCGCCGTTCCGGCCCGCCGCAGACGACACAAAGCCCGTCCTCCCCGACCCG ATCTCGCGGTCGGACCCGGTGGACACCGAGCACGCCATGCTGCGGCTGCCGCCCTTCCCCTAA